The genomic DNA TCCGGTGTCACGTTAATTTACCGTACATACGTTCTATGATAGGATAAAAGAAATGAATGACGGAACCTAACGTACAGGCGACGATAAGGGTGCCGATCCCGATGGAGCCGCCAGCCGCGATGGCCAGGGTGATGGCGATGGCCTCGTTCAGGAGACGGGCGTGGTTTAGGTTCAACCCAAAGCGGTGATGAAGGGCCATCATGAGTGTATCCATCGGACTCGAAGGCAGCCCGGCCTGAAGATAGATGGAAATCCCAAGTCCGATCAGCGTTGTACCGATGACGACAAAGAGGATCTGTGACGTCAGATCAGATGGCACCAAGACGGTCACGGTCACCCTCAGCCAGAAATCAACGAGCTGGCCGATGAGGAAGATTGACAAGGCGGCGAGCCATCTCGGTCGCTCTTTCAATAGAAACGCATTGAC from Rossellomorea marisflavi includes the following:
- a CDS encoding YczE/YyaS/YitT family protein; amino-acid sequence: MYRDKHRLTEVDMIRFLFYSIGLLCLSLGVSFVIHANMGAGPWDALAVGESRLFHLTIGTCIFLNGCILIGVNAFLLKERPRWLAALSIFLIGQLVDFWLRVTVTVLVPSDLTSQILFVVIGTTLIGLGISIYLQAGLPSSPMDTLMMALHHRFGLNLNHARLLNEAIAITLAIAAGGSIGIGTLIVACTLGSVIHFFYPIIERMYGKLT